The region ACACATCTGATGTCACTTCATAGTTTTTATCACTGAAATCTGTTCAACAACCAAAATGATTTTCATCAACAAAACTGTTCAAAGCTGTTAAAACGTgcagaaatgacattttctgtactTTGAATTCAGCGTGTGTTTAAATGAgacgagaagaagaagaaaaagatccACTAAACTCTGAGACTGGATCACATCATCAGTTTAAAGGTGGAAATGTTTCAATGTGTACAAAGTGAGGCTGATTATCTAAATGTAGATTCTGATCCTGGTCAGCAGCATCTGGACTCAACATCTGGATCAAAGactttgtttgactttttcttttatccTCATCAGtcgtgttttttctttgtgagatttcttcatttattgttcggttattttagtttttaaaatgttttctgatctccacattttctacattttagggaaatctttgaacattttttggtgaaaaaagagaaatgttaaaaatgtttctttaagaacattcagataaaaatcaaccaaaatccagagaattttggttgatttttttgtgaatgttcttaaagaaaatattaagaaattttactgatatatgtttaatcactttagatatttttaggaatttttgtaagatttctactgattttttgaaaatatttacaagaattgtctttgcaaattctgggatttttaaaaataaatcttttaaggaattattgtaattttcttcctgaaggttttgcaaattttctgaaatttgtgggatttttttgctgaatttttggatttttttcagacgaggaaacaatatttttggtgccgttaaatgaagacaacaggagggttaatccaACTGTCTCTGCTTGTGTCTGAAATGAACGATGTAAAGTTTTGTTGGTTTCTTTTCACCTGGAAATCATTTTTTACAGACTTGAGCCTTCAAGGATTTACTTCTTTTCTTTAGTAACAATTTATTCAAGATGTAAACTCCTGTTTTTAgaataatctgacttttttctgCAGAATATTTTCTCCTGTTGTTCAATAAATCCTCTGATGGTTTTGTAATCTGACCGGCGCTGCTTTATTGGACTTTAACTGATGTGTTGAGTGTGTGCAGTCAGTTGTGTCGCTTCTTAGAAGAAGATTAATCCTCATGAAACTGAATCACATCAGCAGGAGACGAATTTATGAATCAAAGATGTTCATGATCCTGAAAcaactttaaccctcgtgtcgtcctgcgttttaaagtttgaaaatgtgggaaaaaatacattttcacagagaaaacttccacattttcaacattttggggaaatttttgaacattttttggtgtaaaaaaagaaatgctaaaaaaaagtttctttaagaacatttggaaaaataatcaacacaatttttctgaatgttcttaaagaaaatatcagaacttttactgatatatatggaatcactttagatgttttcaaggatttttttgggaagatttttattcattttttgaaaatatttacttttataaatttttatttctgccacatttggtgattttctttaaaaaacaaaacattgaaggaatttttggaattttcttcctgaagattttgcaaatttttataaatttggggaattttctgctgagttttggattttttttcagacaaggaacaatatttttggtgaatgaagacaacaggagggtgaaaCATCTGCAGAAAGTCACCACCAGATGGAGGCAGAGGTTTGATCACAGTCTGCTCATTTCACACTGAATCTTTTCATTCCTCTTTCTGACTCTTTTCTATCTTCTTGTTCTCTGACAGGTTGATGAAAAGCATCCAGTCTCTACACTTTCTTATTGGTAGTTctttcattttccatctttaacCGTGATGCTGTTGATGGATCCTTCATCAGTTCAGTCCTTTCTAAAGAAACATTCATGTTGAATCCTCTCTCTGATATGAGGCTTTTCTCCTCTTATTTATtctgaatgttgttttgttgtctctgTGCAGCCTGAGAGCTCCTGTAAGTTCTCCATGATGACGTCATGAAGCTCCTCCTCCAGGAAGCTGATGTTGTTTCATAGATTCTGGCAGCTCCTCTCATTCAGGTTGTTGTGGTTAAACAGTAACTTTAAATGTTGACTCTCTGATCAGGACTTCTTCTacttactttgtgtaaagcagcAGTTCCAGCGGCAGCAGCacagccccacagcatgatgctgccacctccatgctggaCGGTAGCTTTGGTGTTGTTGGGCTTCAAGGCTtcatcttctctcctccaaacatgttTCTGGACgatgtggacaaaaacaaacacagaaagttTGTCCaggtgatcagcagcaaacttcagctGAGCTTTAAGGTGCTTCTTCTAGAGTTTTCTGCTGTTTAAGGAACTTTGCAGCACGTTTGATGGAAGCTGTTTGATATAATAtgtaatgaaaatgaaagacgTAGTTTATGACACTGTTTCCAACTTTGGGAAATTTTTATatcttaaaaaaatgtatattcagTGAAAGAACAAACCACACAATGCAATCATATGACCAGTTTATCTGTAAAAgattaaattaatcagtttCTGTGGTACATTTGACAAAATAATTGCATGTAGTAACtaaacacttttttattttttaaaagtgttcatGTTCCACCACTCAGACTGGGACAGTGTGGTGTAGAAACCAGCCCCTCCAGGATTTCATGGACGTTTTTCCAgattgttgcagctgaaaactAATGAATTcacagcagcttttctaaaaatttgtgatgttttaagcATATTTGTTGCAATGAAActgcaggagacagtgacagttgctaaaaagtagcattttttcagcttttagaacgtttcaacattttaattgacaatatttattcctaaATTAACTCTTTAACCCTCCAACTCATTTACACAAAAGCTGGAATACCACGGTGGGAAATCAGCAGCAGCCAAGAttctggtttaacatgaagtggttggtagatttaaggcactaaatgatcatttactacTGAATGAATCACATTTGGACATATGTCAGTGGATTAAAAAGataatttcacttcctggcacacacaGATTCAAACACACTCACAGCTTGTCACataaatgaacaagaaaagcatttcgagcgcagtactcctctaaaactgttcattccctgaccttacactgagcacaggcgtgtgtcatgcatgtgtacgtttgtctctgtgtgattcAGATCCACCTCCATAGAGGAGTGATCAGACCAGGTGTTTTCATTATACTGGACTCTGCTCACTCTTTGGACTATTTCTGGAGAAACCAAGCAGAAGTCGATTctagtttgttttaaaatccCTTCCACCACTTGCtttcatgaaaatgtttttttattcgGGTTTAGACTCCTCCATATATCTATGAAGTTATTTTGTTCCATCAGATTTATGAGCTCAGTCCTactgtcatttttatatttattttcatttgccCTGTCCAGCTTTGACAGACAGATTAATAAAAGGACACCACCAGGCGTTTACTTGATGAATTAACTTTCCACCTACAAGATCTTAAAGTATCACACGCTactgaaaatgtaataattggAGGAGATCTTAACTCAGTTAATGAGGATTTCTTAGATAGATTCCCGTCTAGATATACTTCTAGCCATCCTAATatcatatttaatcatttttgtagTGGTTTAAGTCTCACCGATGTATGGAGGTATCTTAATCCTGGAGGAACTCAATTTTCCTGGTTTGGTTCAAACTACAATTTGAAATCGAGAATTGATAACTGGTTGATTTCAAATAACTTCCTATGTTACAACATCAAGTCTACTCTTTCAGCAGCTCCTTTAACTGATCACAGGGTCATCTCTCTACATGTTGAGTCAAAAACTAAAatcttttcaaacaaattttggaaatttaattcaagtttgctcaaaaatgatgaatattgtCAAATGATAAAATCACTTATAAGTGAAATTGAATCTTCTGAAGAACTTTCCACTCCAGCTAAAAAATGGGAATTCCTCAAATTCAAAATGTGTGAAGCTTCTATTTCtttcagcaaaaaacacaaaaaagaacttGATCAAAAAGAATTAAACATTATAAATCAACTAAACAGTCtttgcagcaaacaaacaatattaaaattacagtcGAATTTAGATGAAATCTACACTCACAAAGCTCAAGGAGCATTTATTAGATCTCGTGCAAAGTGGATAGAAGAAGGTGAGAAGAATTCAGCTTATTTCTGTGGATTAGAAAAAAACAGGCaggaaaaaaactgtgaaatcttTATTaatcaacaacaaagaaattagtgataataaattaatatcAATTGAAACCTACAAATTTTACAGCAATCTCTATTGTTCAAAATTCTCTAAATCTGATTGTGAAACGTTTCTACAGAATGTTGCTCAGCATATTCCAAAAATtgatgagaaatacagagaCACCTGTGATGGACCCTCACAGTTGCTGAACTTGATGCTGTAATCAACCGATCAGCACTTAACAAATCTCCTGGTTCAGACGGCCTCACAGCAAACTTTTACAGAAACTTCTGGATGGAAATTAGAGAATCGCTGTTCAATGTTTTTCTAGAAATTTTCGAAACTTGCTCTCTCCCAACTACAATGAGACATGGTGTTATAGTTTCTATTCCAAAACCCAATAAAGATCCTAGAATTATAGGTAATAGAAGACCCATTACGCTCAGGAACTCTGATTACAAACTTCTAACTTATATTTTTGCATCAAGGCTACAATCAGGACTTTCAAGTGTCATTTGTGAAACACAATCTGGTTTTATGAAAGGAAGATCAATACATAATAATATAAGGCTGGTTATGGACTTAATTGAATATTGTAATCTAATCCAAGACGatggtttattttctttttggacTTTTACAAAGCCTTCCATTCGGTGGAACATCCATTTATTCTTCCTGCACTTGAACGTTTTGGTTTTGGTCTTAAATTTAGAAATTTGGTTTGTGGCCTGTATGAAAACATAAAGAGCTGTGTTCTTCTTCCAAATGGTTCTACTCCAAGCTTTAAGGTTGATGTTGGGATCCCACAAGGTTGACCAATTTTTCTCTACTTATTTCTTCTGGTTACTGAGATCTTATCCATTTATATTAAACAAAGCGATGATATTCAAAAACTTAATGTACTGGGTACAGAAATTGTGATCAGCCAATGAGCTGATGACACAACATTATTTCTAATAAACACGCTCcacttaaaacatcccccgcctgaTATATAGTGCCTccaagtgcaagaaataataatacataCTGGACGATagacctacaaaatgatacatcttcactacaataaaaactaTCAGGTCAAGATCATACaccaaaaaaggcagatctatactatatagagatggcctgggtgcaatatgaatgaagtccctcaagtagtttctgagatatgctgcagaaacgaaatgtggacggacatacggacggacgtgcccacgccaatatcccccttCGTGAATACGGCCGGCGGgggttaaaaaataaggaacagTTCCCAAAAGTCAttgaaaaaatctgaaagttCTCTAAAGCTTCAGGATTACGTTTAAACCTTAAGAAGTGTGAAATTCTTTCTCTTCATGACACCACTACAAAAGAAATATGTGGCATAGCTGTGAAATCAGAGATCAAATATCTTGGTATCCaactcagtaaaaacaaaaaaaagtcaaactatCAACATTGAGACAAAACTCAAGGAATGTAAAACCAAACTCAACATGTGGCTCCAAAGAGACTGATCAATATCAGGTCGTATATATCTAACAAAGATGGAGAGCTTGTCAAGGTGCATTTACCCTCTTTactcaaatgctgtttcttcaaatttaattaaatcaataaaccaaattaattttaatttcatctgGCGTAATAAACCACATTAtctgaaaaaaagccaaatggTCAAAGATACAAATGAAGGTGTCCTAAAAATGATTGATTTAGAACGCCTTAATGGTACATTAAAGATAAATTGGCTTAAATCTGGGCTCAAAAATCAGAACTCCCTATGGTACTGTATCCctaactacatttttaaaaaactgggtGGTCTAAATCTTTTGCTTGTTTGTGACTTTGAAATTAATGAGCTTCCTATATCCTTATCAGAGTTCCACAAGCAAATCTTACTGTACTGGAAAATGTTCTATGTTCACAACTTCTCTCCACATTTAACAGTAATTTGGAACAAGCGTTATGTTCTTCATCGTAACAAATCCTTTTATTATGATGACTGGTATAAAAAGAATATCTGGTCAATATTACATCTGATGGACGATGAAGGAAATTTACTAGATtatgaacatttctgtgcaaaACACAACTTCACCCCCCCTTTCTTAGATTTTATGCGTTTACGCAATGCTCTTCCCAAAGAATTGATCTTTTTATCCAAAAATGACCTTGCtcatcaaaaaacacaagttaatCTCACCTCTCCCACGATTCATGGAATATCTATTATAGATAAAAAATGGAGTAACTCTGttattagaaaatgttttgcagatgaATTATTTCCTGaggtacaaaataaaaatgatattctttccaaatttgaTAAAAAGACCATTTCAATATTGAGAACAATGTATTTATCCTTTCCAGTTGCTCCTAAGGTCAAGGAAACACTTCAAAATTATGAACATCTATCCTTCTAAAGAGCTACTTAGAATTCGTTTTAATATACAAGAAAACAGTTGTACATTTTGTAACGCTGATGTAGAAACAACAGACCatcttttctttcactgtgGGACAGTACAAACATTGTGGGAAGACTTACAGAAACCgataaaagaaacatttccttCATCACCATCCTGTTTTCCAAGAGATGATATAACATTTGGTATTctgttaaataacaaaaaagaagaactctgtattaatgtgattttatgtATCGCTAAATTCTGTATTCACAAAAGCAAATGTCAGAAATGCTCACCCagcttttcctttttcaaaagtgaacttaaattgtatttaaaatcaTTGAAATGTATGAAAGGTCCTAAAGCCATGAAACTCTTTTCTTATAGGTGATGCCCCACTGGACTCAAGTCAACAACAAGATGACTCCCTTTGAACTACAAACTGAATTTATTGTTCTGGACTCATACCCTTGCACAATTTGTTGcactattgtttatttttttgtctaattattGTTTAcctactttattttattacctCTTGACTTTGTTCCCATTTTAAGagcttttcatatttttctttccaaaGCCATGGTTGTTAAATTGTACAAGTTTATTGtgtattattaatttaaaaaataataaaataaaataaaaagttctgTCTGCAGGTATCAGTCCCTCCAGCATTTTATGGGTGTTTTTTCCAGATTGTTGCGGTCGAAAACGCCTGAATTAATAAAGATCTACTTTATTCATCAAGGAGGAAATTACTTTTCCAGAGTACAattaacaataaacaataaacaaaggtcAGTGGAATAAACATAATTACACAGAGGTTAggagtaaaatagaaataagaaTATTAAGTACAAAATACAAGTTTCTGGaagtgtctgaaaaaaataagaattaaaataaacaagaaaaataaaatgacacaattagAAGATGTAAACTGAAtactaaaactaataacaatAAAGTTTAACAGGAAATGAAGTGATGTAGGAGTAAACTAGAGTCTACAGGAAACAGTCTGATGATTTTTACATGGAAAAGTTTGTTGATCATGTATCACTGCCAATTTAAGTTCTAACCTCTGAATTTCTATGATCAGACATTTGCTTCTAACATCAATGCATTttgatttgtgtattttttgtgtttttaacacaatttaaaaattctGCTGTACTTCCTGGGTCGAGTTTTTAGAAATAGTTGATAAATGAAACGGCTCCATCTGCTGGTGAGAAAATGAGACATCAGCTGTTGATCATTTACTGACAAGGAAgagaaatgaaactgaaagttcACTTTGTCATTGTTGAATGGAGGTGAAACACCATTACGGAATATCTGAGCTGAAAACATGAACTAGAAAGACTAAACTGCAGTTCTACAACACCGGAGTTTGAGTCTGACTGCTGACGGAGAATTCATTCAAACACCAGCATCTAAAGGAGACACGATTAACTGCAGTTTTACTGAAATCAAGTCCACCCACAAGACCAGGAAAGAGAACTTAAAGTTTACGTTTCTGATCAGAGCGGAGACGTCGTTACCTGAAACTGTGGGATCTGAACTGAAGAACACTGACTGGAGGACTGGAAGTCAAAGGGACTGAGTTTTGGTGAGTCTTGTTGTTGAAAAGAAATCTGGAAATCAGTGGAAATGGATGAGAAAATTGCTGTTGTTGAAAGTTTCCTGAGTTGCCACGTATGTTCAGAGACTTTCAGAGATCCTGTGTCTCTGAGCTGCAACCACAGTTTCTGTTCAAGCTGCCTGCAGGAATTCTGGGaacaagctaaaaacaaaaactgtcccatctgtaaaagaaaatcCTCTAAAGATCATCTAGTAGTGAACTTTACACTGAAGGAACTGGCCGACTCCTTTGCTGGGAGACAGAAAACTGGATCATCTGAAGCAGAAAAAGTGGAGCAGAAAGTGGAGGTGGAGTGTAGTAAACATCCAGAAGAAACTCGATTGTTCTGTAAAGATGAAGGCAGAGCTATTTGTCCTGTCTGTGAGTTTTCTCTCCACCAGAGTCACACAGTGGTTCCTATAGAACAAGCAGTCAGTGACCTGAAGGAAAAGCTGAAATCTGACTTAAAGTCTCTGCAGGACAAGAAGGACAAATACAAACGAGTGGAGGAAACGTACGGAGAAATGAGAGAACACAACAAGAATCAGCTGTTGTCCACAGAGAGGCAGATCAGAGCAGAGTTCAACAAACTCCAGCAGTTcctgaaggaggaagaggagtccAGACTGGCAGCtctgagggaggaagaggagcagaagaggaagaccatcagcagagagatggagaggatCCAGGAGCAGATCTCCTCTCTGTCAGACAGCATCTCTGCTGTAGAAGaagagctgcagaaacacaacatgTCGTTCCTCAGAGGTTATAAAGACGCTCAGACCAGAGCCAGAGCCCAGAGCTCACTGTCAGACCCACAGCTGCTCTCAGGAGCTCTGACAGATGTGGCCAAACATCTGGGCAACCTGTCCTTCAGAGTCTGggagaagatgaaggagaagGTCCACTTCAGTCCTGTCATTCTGGACCCAAACACTGCAAGCCGCTGGCTCTATCTGTCTGATGATCTGACCAGTGTGAAATATGGAGACACAAAGCAGAAACTTCCTGATAATCCAGAGAGAAACATGAAGTATGCTGAGGTTCTGGGCTCTGAGGGCTTCAGTTCAGGGAAACACAGctgggaggtggaggtgggagatCATCCTGACTGGGTTGTAGGTTTGGCTAAAGAGTCAGTTGACAGGAAGGGAGAGATAAAGGCTTCACCAGAATATGGAATCTGGTGTTTATGGCATCGTGATGGAAAATACACTAATGGTGATGGTCAGactgtcagagagaagaagaatcTCCAGAGGATCAGAGTCCAGCTGGACTATGACAGGGGGGAGGTTTCCTTCTACGACTCTGAAGACATGACTCAGATCTGCACTCACAGAGACACTTTCACTGAGAAACTCTTTGCATATTTCAGTATTGGAGAGTCTGGATTTGCCAAAACTACTGATATTAAAATCTGTCCCTCTGAGATTTCTCTGATGATCAGGAAAGTTCTTTAATGGTCCAAACTCTCATcttaaaaccctaaaataacTCCAGCTTTATTTCACTCTTCATCACACTTTACAGTCAAACCTTCATTCTAGATCTTCACATTCTTCATTCTGTCTTTAAAACACATCTGATGTCACTTCATAGTTTTTATCACTGAAATCTGTTCAACAACCAAAATGATTTTCATCAACAAAACTGTTCAAAGCTGTTAAAACGTgcagaaatgacattttctctactttgaATTCAGCGTGTGTTTAAATGAgacgagaagaagaagaaaaagatccACTAAACTCTGAGACTGGATCACATCATCAGTTTAAAGGTGGAAATGTTTCAATGTGTACAAAGTGAGGCTGATTATCTAAATGTAGATTCTGATCCTGGTCAGCAGCATCTGGACTCAACATCTGGATCAAAGtctttgtttgactttttcttttatccTCATCAGtcgtgttttttctttgtgagatttcttcatttattgttcggttattttagtttttaaaatgttttctgatctacacattttctacatttctgggaaatctttgaacattttttggtgaaaaaaagagaaatgttaaaaatgtttctttaagaacattcagataaaaatcaaccaaaatccagagaattttggttgatttttttgtgaatgttcttaaagaaaatattagaagttttactgatatacgtttaatcactttagatatttttaggaatttttgtaagatttctactgattttttgaaaatatttacaagaattgtctttgcaaattctgggatttttaaaaaataaatcttttaaggaattattgtaattttcttcctgaaagttttgcaaattttctgaaatttaaggaatttttttgctgaatttttggatttttttcagacgaggaaacaatatttttggtgccgttaaatgaagacaacaggagggttaatccaACTGTCTCTGCTTGTGTCTGAAATGAACGATGTAAAGTTTTGTTGGTTTCTTTTCACCTGGAAATCATTTTTTACAGACTTGAGCCTTCAAGGATTTACTTCTTTTCTTTAGTAACAATTTATTCAAGATGTAAACTCCTGTTTTTAgaataatctgacttttttctcCACAATATTTTCTCCTGTTGTTCAATAAATCCTCTGATGGTTTTGTAATCTGACCGGCGCGGCTTTATTGGACTTTAACTGATGTGTTGAGTGTGTGCAGTCAGTTGTGTCGCTTCTTAGAAGAAGATTAATCCTCATGAAACTGAATCACATCAGCAGGAGACGAATTTATGAATCAAAGATGTTCATGATCCTGAAAcaactttaaccctcgtgtcgtcctgcgttttaaagtttgaaaatgtgggaaaaaaatacattttcacagagaaaacttccacattttcaacattttggggaaatttttgaacattttttggtgtaaaaaaagaaatgctaaaaaaatgtaataatatgTACTGGACAAtaacctacaaaatgatacatcttcactacaataaaaacaatcaggtcaaggtcatacaccaaaaaaggcagatctatactatatagagatggcctgggtgcaatatgaatgaagtccctcaagtagtttctgagatatgctgcagaaacgaaatgtggacggacatacggacggacgtgcccacgccaatatcccccttCGTGAATACGGCCGGCGGgggttaaaaaataaggaacagTTCCCAAAAGTCATTGAAAAATCTGAAAGTTCTCTAAAGCTTCAGGATTACGTTTAAACCTTAAGAAGTGTGAAATTCTTTCTCTTCATGACACCACTACAAAAGAAATATGTGGCATAGCTGTGAAATCAGAGATCAAATATCTTGGTATCCAACtcagtaaagacaaaaaaaagtcaaactatCAACATTGAGACAAAACTCAAGGAATGTAAAACCAAACTCAACATGTGGCTCCAAAGAGACTGATCAATATCAGGTCGTATATATCTAACAAAGATGGAGAGCTTGTCAAGGTGCATTTACCCTCTTTactcaaatgctgtttcttcaaatttaattaaatcaataaaccaaattaattttaatttcatctgGCGTAATAAACCACATTAtctgaaaaaaagccaaatggTCAAAGATACAAATGAAGGTGTCCTAAAAATGATTGATTTAGAATGCCTTAATGGTACATTAAAGATAAATTGGCTTAAATCTGGGCTCAAAAATCAGAACTCCCTATGGTACTGCATCCctaactacatttttaaaaaactgggtGGTCTAAATCTTTTGCTTGTTTGTGACTTTGAAATTAATGAGCTTCCTATATCCTTATCAGAGTTCCACAAGCAAATCTTACTGTACTGGAAAATGTTCTATGTTCACAACTTCTCTCCACATTTAACAGTAATTTGGAACAAGCGTTATGTTCTTCATCGTAACAAATCCTTTTATTATGATGACTGGTATAAAAAGAATATCTGGTCAATATTACATCTGATGGACGATGAAGGAAATTTACTAGATtatgaacatttctgtgcaaaACACAACTTCACCCCCCCTTTCTTAGATTTTATGCGTTTACGCAATGCTCTTCCCAAAGAATTGATCTTTTTATCCAAAAATGACCTTGCtcatcaaaaaacacaagttaatCTCACCTCTCCCACGATTCATGGAATATCTATTATAGATAAAAAAATGGAGTAACTCTCttattagaaaatgttttgcagatgaATTATTTCCTGaggtacaaaataaaaatgatattctttccaaatttgaTAAAAAGACCATTTCAATATTGAGAACAATGTATTTATCCTTTCCAGTTGCTCCTAAGGTCAAGGAAACACTTCAAAATTATGAACAACATCCTTCTAAAGAGCTACTTAGAATTCGTTTTAATATACAAGAAAACAGTTGTACATTTTGTAACGCTGATGTAGAAACAACAGACCatcttttctttcactgtgGGACAGTACAAACATTCTGGGAAGATTTACAGAAACCgataaaagaaacatttccttCATCACCATCCTGTTTTCCAAGAGATGATATAACATTTGGTATTctgttaaataacaaaaaagaagaactctgtattaatgtgattttatgtATCGCTAAATTCTGTATTCACAAAAGCAAATATCAGAAATGCTCACCCagcttttcctttttcaaaagtgaacttaaattgtatttaaaatcaTTGAAATGTATGAAAGGTCCTAAAGCCATGAAACTCTTTTCTTATAGGTGATGCCCCACTGGACTCAAGTCAACAACAAGATGACTCCCTTTGAACTACAAACTGAATTTATTGTTCTGGACTCATACCCTTGCACAATTTGTTGcactattgtttatttttttgtctaattattGTTTAcctactttattttattacctCTTGACTTTGTTCCCATTTTAAGagcttttcatatttttctttccaaaGCCATGGTTGTTAAATTGTACAAGTTTATTGtgtattat is a window of Acanthochromis polyacanthus isolate Apoly-LR-REF ecotype Palm Island chromosome 13, KAUST_Apoly_ChrSc, whole genome shotgun sequence DNA encoding:
- the LOC127536748 gene encoding nuclear factor 7, brain-like, with the protein product MDEKIAVVESFLSCHVCSETFRDPVSLSCNHSFCSSCLQEFWEQAKNKNCPICKRKSSKDHLVVNFTLKELADSFAGRQKTGSSEAEKVEQKVEVECSKHPEETRLFCKDEGRAICPVCEFSLHQSHTVVPIEQAVSDLKEKLKSDLKSLQDKKDKYKRVEETYGEMREHNKNQLLSTERQIRAEFNKLQQFLKEEEESRLAALREEEEQKRKTISREMERIQEQISSLSDSISAVEEELQKHNMSFLRGYKDAQTRARAQSSLSDPQLLSGALTDVAKHLGNLSFRVWEKMKEKVHFSPVILDPNTASRWLYLSDDLTSVKYGDTKQKLPDNPERNMKYAEVLGSEGFSSGKHSWEVEVGDHPDWVVGLAKESVDRKGEIKASPEYGIWCLWHRDGKYTNGDGQTVREKKNLQRIRVQLDYDRGEVSFYDSEDMTQICTHRDTFTEKLFAYFSIGESGFAKTTDIKICPSEISLMIRKVL